Proteins from a single region of Callithrix jacchus isolate 240 chromosome 12, calJac240_pri, whole genome shotgun sequence:
- the LOC108594138 gene encoding uncharacterized protein LOC108594138, with product MEGTARERDAAAETAAPLCAPRASGGRRGSNNLTTSSSGAAPRARPLRRRHGHAQRHDVTRPNGWFEVGVRTGSGWGPGKAGHQLTYACERPIFPLARSVSSVS from the coding sequence ATGGAGGGGACTGCAAGGGAGCGCGACGCAGCCGCGGAGACCGCGGCCCCTCTCTGCGCCCCAAGAGCCAGTGGTGGGCGCAGAGGGAGCAACAACCTCACCACTTCCTCCTCCGGCGCTGCGCCGCGAGCCCGCCCCCTGCGCCGCCGCCACGGCCACGCACAGCGCCATGACGTCACACGCCCAAACGGCTGGTTCGAGGTGGGAGTGAGGACAGGGAGTGGGTGGGGCCCAGGGAAGGCGGGGCACCAGCTGACGTACGCTTGCGAGCGGCCAATCTTTCCTCTCGCGAGAAGCGTTAGTTCAGTTTCTTGA